Within the Cervus elaphus chromosome 13, mCerEla1.1, whole genome shotgun sequence genome, the region TGGTATGGAAATGATCAGACAGGCCCTCTTCCAGGCTTTGATTCTGGCTGCGTAGTAGCATTACAGTTCTTCATCTTGCTCATCATGGCATCAGACATCTCTGCTGGTTGGTTGTTCGAGCACCCTTTAAACAAGCAAGCCCACCACCTCTACTGGGAAATGATCCTGGATCTTTACCTGTCAGGAATCAGAGCAGAGCTGGCCTTCCTGCTCACACACTGGTAAGAAACAGTTCTGTTGTCTAGATCAGGGTTGGCAAATTCTGGCCTGTGGGCCAAATTCAGCTcaccgtcttttttttttttttttttcaccatctgtttttataaataaaagagcAAGGCTGTGTTCCAATAGAACTGTTATGTATTACCTGTGGCTGTTTTTGTGCTAAGACAGCAGAGTGGAGTAGTTGCTACAGAGTATGGCCttcaaaaccaaaatttaaaaatatttaccacctggccctttacagaagtTTGCCGACCCTTGGTCTAGATAAAAGGGCATTTGAAATTTTGCAATACCCACCTTCAAAAAGAAGAACTCTGTTTATTCCATGGCTGTGATATTCTGTACATGGATATGGTTCTGCCACCTCAGAGGACACACTGGGGCAAAGCAGACCTGCATGTGACTCATTCTGTTCTGCGTGCCCCAGGAATCTGTCCACGGACCGTCCTGCCTACATCCTCCAGCCCCAGATGACTTGGAAATCTCTCCCTGAGATGAAAACAAGTTTTTTGTGTGAGCGGCTGTAAGTATTGTGGAGCTTGGGCCGCAGACTCCACACTCACCCTTTACACTTCCGCCTGCTTCCACGGCTCTCAGCCAAGAGAACCAGCGCTTTCCTACAGCTTTCATCTTCCTGGTGCAGCGGATGACCCTGGGGGCAGTGTTTCTACAGCTAAGTGTTGGTCTTTGCCACGTTCACCTTCTTTTGGAGGCATCTCTTAGAactcttgtttaaaaaaagtgAGATTCTTTTCTTGGTCCCTTCCAAGGCTGTTTGGTTGATCTTGGAATTATATTTTCTGAAGCTTTTCATTCTCAGGATCAGTTTCTTTCTTGCATCTTTAAGTTCATCAGGCTCTATTTTTCTTACTccataaagtaaaaacaaaaggtgaattgataagaaaataatattttgttgttaaaatataaattgaaatagTCTTTTCTGGGGGGAGAGGGGTATACAAAATAAGTACTGCTGTCTGATCTCAACAGTCTCTCTGCTACCTTAGCTCTGGTTTCTGTTAACTGTACTTGGTCCAATGTCTGACAGTGCTGTCTACCCCTGGCACCACTGAATTTACCTATTGCTTCTGGAGCACTGTAAAAGTCTTGAGGTCCTTAGAAAAAAATCACGGGAGTCTAAGTTCATTATACAGAACTCATGGTGATGCTCACTAGGCTCTAGTCTAAGGGGACAGACTTACCCCAcccctgctgctgttgctgctttaGTGGTGGTCCCTTCAGATGCCCACTCTGCTcagatttgaaagaaagaaaaggaaaagaaaatccaacTCAGACCGTCATAAGAAGCAACTTTCCATTTAATCGTTCTACATggatgtttactttttttttttttaaaagctctgtcTGGGAAGAAAACCTAGACAGTCCCCATTGTCCCGGCCCCTGACCTGCCCCGCTGAGGCTGCAGTGATGAGTctgctgggcccccagggaagctcctgcAGTAAACAGAAGACGCCAGCCCTCTAGTCTTCAACTAGTGTCCCGTCTGCTGGGCGACACTACTGCGAGAATcagtaataacaaaataaattatttttgatattttcaaaataatacacATCTATGAAAAATCAAAAATCAGAACCAAAAATTATCCTGCAGATTGGGAGGATGAGAAACGGAGTTGCTGAGCCTTTCTTGAGAGAACCTCTGAAGGAAATGCGTTTTCCCAGTTAGTTTAGACAAGGCGTGTGCCTATcccctttcttcttctgggaaaCGACCCTCCTAGGCTGTGGACTTTTTGAGTCATGAGAGGAGGACTTGGTACATGTGCCGATGGTTCCGCGATGGGTCCCATTGCTGGGAATGGGTAGCCGGGCTCCTTGGTCCACCTGGCTAGTTATTGGGAGGATTCATGCCTTCTCAGGTGTCAATGAGCAGGCTCACCACTGAGCGGATTTTGCAGGCAAACCATCGCCTGAGGGGACAAAAGTATTGATAGTGGAATTGTTCAAACTCGGGGGTCTGGCGGATATCGCGGAAAAAGGCAATGTCAAGGTCAGACTCAGTAAGGATGATCAGGAGGAGGAGCAAAACAAAGAGGAGTCCCATGGTCACAAGGAGCAAACGGAGGACACTTAAAACAAACTTATTCACCTGTTCCTCCTCTGGCCTGCCGTGCCCCTGACACAGGGCCCTCAGCTCGCCCCCGAGGGCCTCCAGCTCGGCGGCAGTGGGGGTGCTGGCCTCGGACTCCTTCTCCTCCTCGATGCAGGTCGCCCCGTTGATCTGCCGGGAGAGCAGCATGAGCTCCAGGCTGTGCTCGGCCACTGGGGTGGGCAGCACGCTGTCCGCCGGGCTGTAGGCCTCGTCCGCGATCACGGCGACTCGCTCGTTGCTGTCTGCCCGGCTGCTTCTCACGTGAGGCAGGAAGGTGTCCCCGTGGGAGGAGGCACGTACCGGGGTGGAGTGGGCGCTGTCCCGCAGGGACTCGAGGCCTGGAAAGACAAAGGGGAAGTGAGCAGGCTTTCTGTGTACTGGCGCACGCTTTGTCTGGTGGAGGCAGCTCCATTCTGTTTGGTCACTGAAGTGTTAGGAAGCCCCTCTGCAGCCCCACGTGCCTAGCCGCCGTCGCTCCTGCATTCTGTTTTGATGTATCAAGAATAGGACCAGAGAAGCAGCAGGAATCACAGTGTCACTGGTTGTACGTTGTTGTTTCCCCACCCCCCCtctttttgtttatagttttggCCAATTCGTTACTGATTCTGCCTTTCCTGCCTTTGGTGTCCTGGCTCTAGCCCAAGCTGAAAGAGAATTGCATACTATCCCTCAGAACTGGGGTCTTGGTTCAGGGAGCCCCGAGGGTCTTAAGAGGCAGGAATGAGGAGGAGACTGTTTTGCCCAGTGGGGCCTCATCAATTACCTATTCTGAAGCTGAGTGTCCTCCTGACACCCGAACACACTGCTCCTTGAACTTGTGAGCTCATCTTTTGGACTTCTGCAGTTGCTGTCGGTCTCTTCAGCCTCCACTTTTATCTGTACTGACCTTGAGTGGGGTGAAAACCCAACCAGCTCTTCTTAAGTGCTCGCCCTCTCTTCTCACCTTCAATTGAGCTGGGTCCAGAATAGGTAAAACCACGGAAGCTGTCAGCCTGGAGTACAGAGTGGTCTCTGAGAAGAGGACCAGTGGGAAATTCTCTTAACGTTTGTTAGGAGGAAGGGTCTTTTGGCCCTAACACTGCTCGTTATTCTCTTAGAACATTTCTCTTTCTAGAGCTCGAGCTCTCTGGTAGGGAAAAACAGGAACTGGTTACTTCCCTCAACCACACAGCGGCCACCCAGGCCTGAGGATGTGGACTCAGACTGGCCGAGTGTGGCCCCCGTCAGAGTGCTCCCAAGAAAAAGGCTTGTTTCAGATTCAGTGTCTGCAtttcccactcctggacatactgGTGGTGCCGGAGTGGCTCTCCCTACCTTTGTGGTCCACATCAAGAGAAGCTTGTCCTTTTCTGTTGCTCTGAAATCGACCTTGACTGCCCCAGACTGAACCAGATTCCCAGGTAGTAAAGATCTGACCTAACCAGGGCTTGCTTAGGGAGTTTTCTGGCTCAGGGTTAGCTTCAAAAGCCCAAAGGTCTCTTTTAAAAGGTGCCGGTCACCTTTCAGAAGTGGTGTGTCTCATCTTCATTAGCTTCCTTGTAGGGTAGCCAGTTGCAGCCAGGCCACCTGCCTGCCCAGGCTGCTTCAGCCCGTCTCAGCGCGTCTGCAGTACAGGTTCTCCAGAGGAACAAACGAgtggctggggtgggtgggggagacgGCAGCCTCCCGTTCTCCGCCTCTGCCCCCCATCACATCACCATTAGTGTAT harbors:
- the LOC122706501 gene encoding uncharacterized protein LOC122706501, coding for MASDISAGWLFEHPLNKQAHHLYWEMILDLYLSGIRAELAFLLTHWNLSTDRPAYILQPQMTWKSLPEMKTSFLCERLTALMADLAAYDQSSCQKPLHCSLSLTYSSALSLLGKVRGQGRGMRRRNQRGHRSHLIVSCCCSHRLPWWLRQ